The Syngnathus acus chromosome 3, fSynAcu1.2, whole genome shotgun sequence genome includes a window with the following:
- the trpm7 gene encoding transient receptor potential cation channel subfamily M member 7 isoform X4 produces the protein MFFYKALKYRDEDEEDGQSQKPWIESTFTKRECVYILPVSKDPHRCLPGCQICRQLVRCCCGRLVRQHAGFTASLANKYSDVRTAESAGGPAPELEEWSVEKHTEASPTDAYGVVNFQGGSHSYRAKYVRLSYDSRPESILKLMLKEWHMELPKILISVHGGVQNFDLHPRIKQVVGKGLIKAAVTTGAWILTGGVNTGVAKHVGDALKEHCSRSSKKICTIGIASWGVIENRSDLIGRDIIAPYQTLLNPLSKLNVLNNLHSHFLLVDDGTVGKYGAEVKLRRDLEKHINLQRIHARIGQGVPVVALIFEGGPNVILTVLDYLQESPPVPVVVCEGTGRAADILAYVHKQTEEGGRLPDGVEVDIIATIKKTFNFSQGDAIHLFQTLMECMKKKELITVFHISSEESQDIDVAILKALLQGTNASAFDQLVLTLAWDRVDIAKNHVFVYGQQLLVSSLEQAMLDALIMDRVDFVKLLIENGVSMHRFLTINRLEELYNTKQPPNNPTLLHLVRDVKQSHLPPNYKITLIDVGLVIEYLMGGTYRCNYTRKRFRIIYNNLHGSNRRSGRHPIGPGSHLRKSHESFSMNADKKEKTRHNHFIKTAQPYKPKLESTKEQNKKRNREEIVDIDDPETRRFPYPFNELLVWAVLMKRQKMSLFFWQHGEENMAKALVACKLCRSMGYEAKKSDVVDDTSEELKEYSNEFGTLAVDLLEQSFRQDETMAMKLLTYELKNWSNSTCLKLAVSSHLRPFVAHTCTQLLLSDMWMGRLNMRKNSWYKVILSILVPPAILLLEYKSKAEMAHIPQSQDDHQMTMEDSENNFQNMTDDIQMDVFKEARSIDPTDTKTDMETHARSRKLPLTRKIYAFYHAPIVKFWSNTLFYLGFLMLYSYVVLVKMPELPSPQEWVVILYIFTSAIEKIREMFMSEAGKISQKIKVWFDDYFNVSDFLAIVSFFIGFGLRLGGGKTFVPGRTVYCLNIIFWYVRLLDIMAVNQQAGPYVMMIAKMVANMFYIVVIMAIVLLSYGVPRKAILYPHEEPSWTLAKDVVFQPYWMMYGEVYAYEIDVCANNSDSSVKSLCTAGVWLTPLLQAVYLFVQYILMVNLLIAFFNNVYLQVKSISNLVWKYQRYHFVMAYHEKPVLPPPFILLCHIYSLLCMCRKRKEQNTYGPKLFLTEEDQKKLHDFEEQCVETYFHEKEDQFHTGSEERIRLTSERVDTMCMQLKEVGNKVNFIKRSLHTLDSQIGHLQDLSVLTVDTLKTLTAQRASEASKVHNQITRELSLSKNMVPSIVPVATDTGPHSKSSVMGKRNYLGSANIADSLFGIGAGGYGTDSSRRVGPGPLAGPGPDPSPERRGLLALRHYAAEAGSSGTSAFVPSAAAISPPEPHSRGHSLTRRRLTRPHEPEYSDSPSSLPNVPSRVAHFHISSTPSQPSGSSHPELALAGPYQQTPDSATVEFGAFIGHKDCFDPQGSTPKDTPSPQHSKQLVQPEGQGHIRAVNSYAGFTEFDRSPAFLHPDSTLRKRDRSRVSAEDILFHEDPRGSVPVERVQFKSAQAGSLQPPEEDTLAAPVSLRTPRHTHLGPRKDSIGSPFKPMENYQYSAVERNNLMRLSQSIPFTPVPPRGEPVTVYRLEESSPNTINNSMSSWAQRGLCAKIEFLSKEEMGGGLRRALKVLCTWSEYDILKPGHLYIVKSFLPEVVETWQSIYKEDTVLHLCLREIQQQRAAQKLTVAFNQIRPKPIPYSPRFLEVFLLYCHSAGQWFAIEECITGEFRKFNNNNGDEIAPTNLLEETMLAFSHWTYEYTRGELLVLDLQGVGEILTDPSVIKSGEKGSYDMIFGPANLGDDAIRNFRAKHRCNSCCRKLKLPDLKRNEYTPEQVSTRGAEPRNRTNQ, from the exons ATGTTTTTCTACAAAGCCCTTAAATACAGAGATGAAGACGAAGAAGATGGTCAG TCCCAGAAACCCTGGATAGAAAGCACTTTCACCAAGAGGGAATGTGTGTACATACTTCCAGTGTCAAAGGACCCCCACAG ATGCCTTCCAGGATGCCAGATCTGCCGACAGCTCGTCCG GTGCTGCTGCGGGCGTCTGGTGCGGCAGCATGCCGGCTTCACAGCCAGCCTGGCCAACAAGTACTCGGACGTGAGGACGGCTGAGAGCGCCGGCGGGCCAGCGCCGGAGCTGGAGGAGTGGTCGgtggaaaaacacacagaggCCAGCCCCACTGACGCCTATGGTGTCGTTAACTTCCAGGGAGGCTCGCACTCCTATCGAGCCAAG TATGTGCGCTTGTCCTACGACTCTCGTCCGGAAAGCATCCTAAAGCTAATGCTGAAGGAATGGCACATGGAGCTTCCCAAGATCCTCATCTCTGTCCACGGGGGCGTGCAGAACTTTGATCTGCACCCTCGCATCAAGCAAGTGGTGGGCAAGGGTCTCATCAAGGCAGCTGTCACCACGGGTGCCTGGATCCTCACCGGAGGGGTCAACACAG GTGTAGCAAAACATGTCGGTGATGCTCTCAAAGAGCACTGCTCCAGATCATCAAAGAAGATTTGCACTATCGGTATTGCATCCTGGGGAGTGATCGAAAACAGGAGCGACCTCATCGGGAGAGAC ATCATCGCTCCATACCAGACGCTACTCAACCCTCTCAGCAAACTCAATGTTCTCAACAACCTCCACTCGCATTTCCTCCTCGTCGACGACGGCACGGTGGGCAAGTACGGTGCCGAGGTCAAACTGCGGCGGGACCTGGAGAAGCACATCAACCTCCAAAGAATACATGCAC GCATTGGTCAGGGCGTTCCTGTTGTGGCGCTCATCTTCGAGGGCGGTCCCAATGTGATCTTGACCGTGCTGGACTACCTTCAAGAGAGCCCTCCCGTCCCGGTGGTGGTGTGTGAGGGGACCGGCCGAGCCGCTGACATACTGGCCTACGTCCACAAGCAAACTGAGGAAGGCGG CCGCCTACCAGACGGCGTGGAGGTGGACATCATCGCCACCATTAAGAAAACCTTCAACTTCAGCCAAGGCGAcgccattcatctttttcagACTCTGATGGAGTGCATgaagaaaaaggaattg ATCACCGTGTTTCACATCAGCTCCGAGGAGAGTCAGGACATCGACGTCGCCATTCTCAAGGCCTTACTCCAAG GCACAAATGCTTCTGCCTTCGATCAGCTGGTCCTGACCCTGGCCTGGGACCGCGTTGACATTGCCAAGAATCACGTGTTTGTGTATGGACAGCAGCTTTTg gtgAGTTCCTTGGAGCAAGCCATGCTGGATGCACTCATAATGGATCGAGTGGATTTTGTCAAGCTGCTTATTGAAAATGGTGTCAGCATGCACCGCTTCCTGACAATCAATCGTCTCGAGGAGCTTTACAACACA aaacaaCCTCCCAACAATCCAACTCTCCTCCACCTGGTTAGAGATGTCAAGCAG AGCCACTTACCTCCAAACTACAAGATCACCCTAATTGATGTGGGCCTGGTTATCGAGTACCTGATGGGCGGGACTTACAGGTGCAACTACACAAGGAAACGCTTTCGAATCATTTACAACAATCTCCATGGCAGCAATAGG aggtCTGGGCGTCACCCGATAGGCCCGGGCTCTCATTTGAGGAAAAGTCATGAGTCATTCAGCATGAATGCTGATAAGAAGGAGAAGACCAGGCACAACCATTTCATCAAGACTGCACAGCCTTATAAGCCCAAG TTGGAGTCCACCAAAGAGCAAAATAAGAAGCGCAACAGGGAGGAGATCGTGGACATCGACGACCCGGAGACACGGCGCTTCCCCTACCCGTTCAACGAGCTGCTGGTGTGGGCCGTGCTCATGAAGCGGCAGAAAATGTCGCTGTTCTTTTGGCAACACGGCGAGGAGAACATGGCCAAGGCCTTGGTGGCCTGCAAGCTCTGCCGCTCGATGGGCTACGAGGCCAAGAAGAGTGATGTGGTGGACGACACGTCGGAGGAGCTGAAGGAGTACTCAAA TGAATTTGGCACGTTGGCGGTGGACCTGCTGGAGCAGTCCTTCAGGCAGGACGAGACCATGGCTATGAAGCTGCTCACCTACGAGCTGAAGAACTGGAGCAACTCCACCTGCCTGAAGCTGGCCGTCTCCTCGCACCTGCGACCCTTCGTGGCGCACACTTGCACCCAGCTGCTGTTGTCCGACATGTGGATGGGGCGGCTAAACATGCGCAAGAACTCCTGGTACAAG GTTATCCTGAGCATTTTAGTGCCTCCTGCCATCCTGCTGCTGGAGTACAAGTCTAAAGCCGAGATGGCGCACATCCCACAAAGCCAAGACGACCACCAGATGACCATGGAGGACAGCGAAAACAACTTCCAAAACATGACCGATGACATACAAATG GATGTATTCAAGGAGGCCAGGTCCATCGACCCTACGGACACAAAGACTGACATGGAGACGCACGCTCGCTCCCGAAAGCTGCCATTAACCAGGAAAATCTACGCTTTCTACCACGCTCCCATCGTCAAGTTCTGGTCCAACACG CTCTTTTATTTGGGGTTCTTGATGCTCTACTCGTACGTTGTCCTGGTAAAAATGCCCGAATTGCCGTCTCCTCAAGAATGGGTCGTCATCCTATACATCTTTACCTCAGCCATCGAGAAGATTCGAGAG ATGTTCATGTCAGAAGCAGGCAAAATAAGTCAAAAGATAAAAGTGTGGTTCGATGACTACTTCAACGTCTCCGACTTCTTGGCCATCGTGTCCTTTTTCATTGGCTTTGGTTTGAGGCTGGGCGGAGGGAAAACCTTCGTCCCTGGCAGGACAGTTTATTGTCTCAATATCATCTTCTGGTACGTGCGACTCCTCGATATCATGGCCGTCAACCAGCAAGCTGGGCCCTACGTCATGATGATCGCCAAAATG GTGGCCAACATGTTTTACATTGTGGTGATAATGGCCATCGTCCTGCTCAGCTACGGCGTTCCCCGCAAGGCTATCTTGTACCCGCACGAAGAGCCAAGCTGGACGCTGGCCAAAGATGTGGTGTTCCAACCATACTGGATGATGTATGGAGAAGTGTATGCCTATGAAATCGATG tGTGTGCTAACAACAGTGATTCGTCAGTGAAGAGCCTGTGCACAGCGGGAGTGTGGCTGACTCCTCTCCTCCAAGCAGTCTACCTCTTTGTGCAGTACATACTCATGGTCAACCTCCTCATCGCCTTCTTCAA TAACGTGTATCTACAAGTGAAGTCCATCTCCAATCTGGTGTGGAAATACCAGCGCTACCACTTTGTCATGGCCTACCATGAGAAACCGGTCCTCCCTCCACCTTTCATCCTCCTGTGCCATATCTACTCACTCTTATGCATGTGCAGGAAGAGAAAGGAGCAAAACACCTACGGGCCAA AGTTGTTTCTCACAGAGGAAGATCAAAAGAAGCTTCATGACTTTGAAGAACAATGTGTGGAGACGTACTTCCACGAAAAGGAGGACCAGTTCCACACAGGAAGTGAGGAGCGCATACGGCTCACCTCTGAAAG AGTTGACACCATGTGCATGCAACTGAAGGAAGTGGGCAACAAGGTCAACTTCATCAAGCGCTCCTTGCACACGCTGGACTCCCAGATCGGTCACCTGCAGGACCTGTCCGTCCTCACCGTGGACACCCTGAAGACGTTGACGGCTCAGAGGGCGTCCGAGGCCAGCAAGGTCCACAATCAGATCACCCGGGAGCTCAGCCTCTCCAAGAACATGGTTCCCAGTATTGTCCCCGTTGCGACAGACACTGGCCCCCACTCCAAATCCTCCGTGATGGGGAAGCGGAACTACCTAGGCTCGGCGAACATTGCAGACTCTCTTTTTGGGATTGGCGCCGGGGGCTACGGTACCGATAGTAGTCGTAGAGTCGGGCCAGGCCCCTTAGCAGGACCAGGGCCAGATCCGAGTCCGGAGAGAAGGGGCTTGCTGGCGCTCAGACACTATGCCGCCGAGGCTGGTTCCTCCGGCACCAGTGCCTTTGTCCCAAGTGCTGCGGCCATTTCCCCTCCGGAGCCGCATTCCCGGGGCCACTCCCTCACCCGCAGGAGGCTGACCCGTCCACACGAGCCGGAGTATTCCGACTCGCCATCCAGCCTGCCCAACGTGCCCTCGCGTGTGGCACACTTTCACATCAGCAGCACCCCCTCCCAGCCGAGCGGCTCCAGCCACCCGGAGCTTGCTCTGGCCGGGCCTTACCAGCAGACGCCTGACAGCGCCACTGTCGAGTTTGGGGCGTTCATCG GACATAAAGACTGTTTTGATCCCCAGGGCTCGACGCCCAAAGATACCCCCAGCCCACAGCACAGCAAACAGCTG GTTCAGCCGGAAGGACAAGGTCATATAAGAGCAGTTAACTCCTATGCAGGTTTCACAGAATTTGACAGGAGTCCTGCTTTTCTCCATCCCGATTCAA CTTTGAGGAAGAGGGATCGTAGCAGAGTCTCAGCTGAAGACATCCTCTTCCATGAGGATCCCCGGGGTTCAGTGCCGGTA GAAAGAGTCCAATTCAAATCAGCCCAAGCAGGCAGCCT CCAACCCCCTGAGGAGGACACATTAGCAG CTCCAGTCTCTCTCCGCACACCTCGCCACACCCACCTTGGACCCAGAAAGGATT CAATCGGGTCACCTTTCAAGCCTATGGAAAACTACCAGTACTCAG CTGTTGAACGTAACAACCTGATGCGGCTGTCACAGAGCATCCCCTTCACGCCGGTGCCCCCTAGAG GAGAGCCGGTGACGGTGTACCGCCTGGAAGAAAGCTCGCCCAACACCATCAACAACAGCATGTCTTCCTGGGCCCAGCGAGGCCTCTGCGCCAAGATCGAGTTTCTCAGCAAAGAGGAGATGGGCGGCGGCCTTCGACGGGCCCTCAAAGTCCTCTGCACCTGGTCCGAATATGACATCCTCAAGCCCGGCCACCTGTACATAGTCAAGTCCTTCCTGCCTGAAGTGGTCGAGACCTGGCAGAGTATCTACAAGGAGGACACCGTTTTGCACCTTTGTCTCAGG GAAATTCAACAGCAGCGAGCAGCGCAGAAGCTGACTGTGGCCTTCAACCAGATCCGACCCAAGCCGATTCCTTACTCGCCAAG GTTCCTGGAGGTGTTCCTCCTCTACTGTCACTCCGCGGGCCAGTGGTTTGCCATCGAGGAGTGCATCACGGGCGAGTTCCGCAagttcaacaacaacaacggcgACGAGATTGCTCCCACCAACCTCCTGGAGGAGACCATGTTGGCCTTCAGCCACTGGACCTACGAGTACACGCGCGGCGAGCTGCTGGTGCTCGACCTGCAGG GGGTCGGAGAAATTCTGACTGATCCGTCGGTAATAAAGAGCGGCGAGAAGGG GTCTTACGACATGATCTTTGGACCCGCCAACCTGGGTGACGACGCCATTAGGAACTTCCGGGCAAAACATCGTTGTAACTCCTGCTGCAGGAAGCTAAAACTTCCCG ATCTGAAGAGGAACGAGTACACACCTGAGCAGGTGTCTACCCGAGGGGCGGAGCCAAGGAACCGCACCAATCAATGA